From the Butyrivibrio fibrisolvens genome, one window contains:
- a CDS encoding Fur family transcriptional regulator, protein MGDHENVNQESFKGMLRDRGLKVTNQRIYVLEALQASRKQHLTAEEIYNKVKADHPEIGLATVYRTIQVLRELHLIDRINFDDGSERYEIADLESPGSHHHHHHLICVKCGKVLEFEDDMMEGLEASIADEIGFQVIDHEVKLYGYCKECGGNTD, encoded by the coding sequence ATGGGAGATCATGAAAATGTGAACCAGGAATCATTCAAGGGCATGCTACGCGATAGAGGACTCAAGGTCACGAATCAGCGTATTTATGTGCTTGAAGCTCTGCAGGCGTCTAGGAAGCAGCATCTTACTGCTGAAGAAATCTATAACAAGGTGAAAGCAGACCATCCGGAGATCGGATTGGCAACTGTTTACAGAACAATACAGGTACTAAGGGAGTTACATCTTATCGATCGTATCAATTTTGATGACGGTAGTGAGAGATATGAGATTGCGGACCTTGAATCGCCCGGAAGTCATCACCACCATCATCACCTGATATGCGTCAAATGCGGCAAAGTCCTTGAATTTGAGGATGATATGATGGAAGGGCTGGAAGCCTCCATAGCTGATGAGATCGGATTTCAGGTTATCGATCATGAGGTTAAACTCTACGGTTACTGTAAAGAATGTGGAGGAAATACTGATTGA
- a CDS encoding acyl-[acyl-carrier-protein] thioesterase → MYTFNSRIRYSELNSQGFLSTEALMNYFQDCSTFQSEDLGIGLEYLDEMNAAWVINSWQVDIIRYPKLGENVIIGTIPYDIKGFVGCRNFYMDTLEGERLAIANSVWALINIEKGTPVKVTSKMLEGYKISEKLPMDYQGRKISFPTDGNIRTLNEIIVQPFHLDTNQHVNNNQYINMAKDCMRLLDGNDKKIPVISRIRAEYRMQAHLGDTIYPVCSTQDKDGSVVYTVSLNDGSGKAYSIVEVTSLKKDERNV, encoded by the coding sequence ATGTATACTTTTAATTCCAGAATAAGATATAGTGAACTGAACTCTCAGGGCTTCCTGTCTACGGAGGCCCTTATGAATTATTTTCAGGACTGTTCCACATTCCAGTCGGAAGATCTTGGAATAGGTCTTGAATATCTTGACGAGATGAATGCTGCATGGGTGATAAACTCATGGCAGGTCGATATTATAAGATATCCAAAACTTGGCGAGAACGTCATAATCGGAACTATTCCCTATGATATAAAGGGCTTTGTAGGTTGTAGAAATTTCTATATGGACACATTGGAAGGCGAACGCCTTGCGATAGCCAATTCTGTATGGGCTCTGATCAATATAGAAAAAGGCACTCCTGTAAAAGTAACATCTAAGATGTTAGAAGGATATAAAATTTCTGAAAAGCTTCCCATGGACTATCAGGGCAGAAAGATATCCTTTCCCACGGATGGAAATATCAGAACTTTAAACGAGATAATAGTACAGCCTTTTCATCTTGATACCAATCAGCATGTTAATAACAATCAGTATATAAACATGGCTAAAGATTGTATGAGACTTCTTGATGGCAATGACAAAAAAATCCCTGTTATCAGCAGGATACGAGCTGAGTACAGGATGCAGGCACATCTTGGAGATACGATATATCCTGTATGCAGCACTCAAGACAAAGACGGATCTGTTGTATATACAGTTTCTTTGAATGATGGAAGTGGTAAAGCGTATAGTATTGTCGAAGTGACAAGTTTGAAAAAGGATGAAAGAAATGTTTAA
- a CDS encoding DUF5722 domain-containing protein → MKGNNRFVVGVKRCICALLCIALVVMSVIYTDSACIKVEADGLVSLSASISGSNVVIKATTSSVPSSADGLYHLYAQNVYDTGVKGTEVASAAVGTSATFTVALNNNSANSMLYKKFVVATSQSGVMTQVSNAAYITNPEAVATHTVARVQAGKKGIIPESTMIHSGDIVTLGIDQCSYNLLMSQLLNKSGAQITYNYNGKTYSFNAGTVQAYDWLISMFKQNGISCTMVLLNDWHADLTSINPLSRSAGHSYYAYNAADQAGVELLAAIGSFLASRYSNQGLGQIDNFVIGNEINARYLWNYMSNVDVTTYTVQNANAFRVFYNAIKSQNANANVYTCIDQMWASTNEPNRYYAGKEYLDIFNSYISSEGNIDWSLAVHPYDVPLTNSYAWANSSKYVTHDISSPYVAMQNVEVVTDYMCTPTFKAPNGQVRSIICSEVGYSSTAGEAVQAAAITYAYEVAMNNQYIDAFIYNKEMDASAELAQGLALGLVSSRGTHKQAYAYYQNLDGPNAQQYINAAAATIGVTDLNSIIVKR, encoded by the coding sequence ATGAAGGGGAACAACAGATTTGTTGTAGGGGTTAAAAGGTGTATCTGTGCACTTTTGTGCATAGCACTTGTAGTTATGTCTGTGATATATACAGACAGTGCTTGTATTAAGGTCGAAGCTGATGGTCTTGTATCACTTAGCGCCAGTATCAGTGGTTCCAATGTAGTCATTAAGGCGACTACTTCCAGTGTTCCGTCCAGTGCTGATGGTCTATATCATCTCTATGCGCAGAATGTATATGATACAGGTGTTAAAGGAACAGAGGTTGCCAGTGCAGCAGTAGGAACATCTGCAACTTTTACCGTTGCTCTTAATAATAATTCCGCAAATTCCATGCTCTACAAGAAATTTGTAGTTGCTACTTCTCAAAGCGGAGTCATGACTCAGGTTAGTAATGCTGCTTATATTACAAATCCTGAGGCTGTGGCTACACATACAGTTGCAAGAGTACAGGCAGGTAAGAAGGGTATCATACCTGAGTCTACAATGATTCACTCAGGAGATATCGTAACACTTGGGATCGATCAGTGCTCATACAACCTTCTTATGTCACAGCTCCTTAATAAGAGCGGTGCCCAGATAACATACAATTACAACGGCAAGACATATTCATTTAATGCAGGAACTGTACAGGCTTATGACTGGCTTATATCCATGTTTAAGCAAAATGGTATCTCCTGTACGATGGTTCTTTTGAATGACTGGCATGCAGATCTTACATCTATCAATCCGCTCTCAAGGTCAGCAGGACATTCATATTATGCTTATAACGCAGCTGATCAGGCAGGCGTAGAGCTCCTTGCGGCTATCGGTTCATTCCTTGCTTCAAGATACAGTAATCAGGGACTTGGTCAGATAGATAACTTCGTAATAGGTAATGAGATCAATGCAAGATACCTTTGGAACTATATGTCCAATGTGGATGTAACAACATATACAGTACAGAATGCCAATGCATTCAGGGTATTCTACAATGCCATCAAGTCACAGAATGCCAATGCCAATGTATATACCTGTATAGATCAGATGTGGGCATCAACCAATGAACCTAACAGATATTATGCAGGTAAAGAGTACCTTGATATTTTTAACTCATATATTTCATCTGAGGGCAATATAGACTGGTCACTTGCGGTTCATCCTTATGATGTACCTCTTACCAACAGCTATGCATGGGCTAACTCATCTAAGTATGTGACACATGATATTTCTTCACCATATGTAGCTATGCAGAACGTAGAAGTTGTAACAGACTATATGTGCACACCTACATTCAAGGCTCCTAACGGACAGGTCAGATCCATAATCTGCAGTGAAGTTGGATATAGCTCTACAGCCGGTGAGGCTGTTCAGGCAGCTGCTATCACATATGCTTATGAAGTCGCTATGAACAACCAGTATATAGATGCTTTCATTTATAACAAAGAGATGGATGCTTCTGCTGAGCTGGCACAGGGACTTGCTCTTGGACTTGTATCTTCAAGAGGTACTCACAAGCAGGCTTATGCATATTATCAGAACCTTGACGGACCAAATGCTCAGCAGTATATTAATGCAGCAGCAGCAACTATCGGTGTTACAGATCTAAACTCAATAATTGTAAAGAGATAA
- a CDS encoding peptidase U32 family protein: protein MNKVKKPELLIPASSLEVLKTAVNYGADAVYIGGEAFSLRAKARNFSKEDMIAGVKYAHDHGVHVHVTANILAHNYDLKGAEEYFHELKEIGPDALIIADPGMFMMARRICPEIEIHVSTQANNTNYETYKFWYNLGAKRVVAARELSLAEIKEIRANIPDDLEIESFIHGAMCISYSGRCLLSNYFTGRDANHGACTHPCRWKYAVVEESRPGEYLPVYENERGTFIFNSKDLCMIEHIPELIDAGINSFKIEGRMKTALYVATVARTYRKAIDDYLESEEKYRANMPWYQDEIARCTYRQFTTGFYFGKPSEESQIYDSNTYVNEYTYLGIVDSINDKGLARLEQRNKFSVGETIEIMKPDGRDIETLVKAIFAEDGTQQESAPHPQQLIDIELETVPEAGDILRIHAPQNGNLR, encoded by the coding sequence ATGAACAAAGTAAAGAAACCTGAATTACTGATACCTGCCAGCAGCCTTGAAGTTTTAAAGACTGCTGTTAATTATGGGGCCGATGCCGTTTATATCGGCGGAGAAGCTTTCAGCCTTCGTGCCAAAGCCAGAAACTTCTCCAAAGAAGATATGATTGCCGGCGTGAAATATGCTCATGATCATGGTGTCCATGTTCATGTAACTGCCAATATCCTGGCTCATAACTATGACCTTAAGGGTGCAGAAGAGTATTTTCACGAACTTAAGGAAATAGGTCCGGATGCGCTTATAATAGCAGATCCTGGAATGTTTATGATGGCTAGAAGGATATGCCCTGAAATAGAGATTCATGTATCAACTCAGGCCAATAATACCAACTATGAGACTTATAAGTTCTGGTATAACCTTGGTGCTAAGCGTGTTGTAGCAGCAAGAGAACTGTCTCTGGCAGAGATCAAAGAGATCAGAGCTAATATACCTGATGATCTTGAGATAGAATCTTTTATCCACGGAGCAATGTGTATCTCTTACTCCGGAAGATGCCTTTTGTCCAACTACTTCACAGGCCGCGATGCCAATCACGGTGCCTGCACACATCCATGCAGATGGAAATATGCAGTTGTTGAAGAATCAAGGCCGGGTGAATATCTTCCCGTATATGAGAATGAAAGAGGTACATTTATATTCAACTCTAAGGATCTGTGCATGATAGAGCATATTCCGGAACTTATAGATGCAGGCATCAATTCCTTCAAGATCGAAGGACGTATGAAGACAGCACTCTATGTTGCTACTGTTGCCCGCACTTACAGAAAAGCTATTGATGATTATCTTGAATCTGAAGAGAAGTATCGTGCTAATATGCCATGGTACCAGGATGAAATTGCCAGATGTACCTACAGGCAGTTTACAACGGGCTTTTATTTTGGTAAGCCTTCTGAGGAGTCACAGATCTATGATAGTAATACATATGTCAATGAATACACATATCTTGGCATAGTTGACAGTATAAATGACAAGGGACTTGCCCGTCTTGAACAGAGGAATAAATTCTCTGTAGGCGAGACTATAGAGATCATGAAGCCTGATGGAAGAGATATCGAAACTCTTGTCAAAGCTATATTTGCAGAAGATGGCACCCAGCAGGAATCTGCTCCTCATCCTCAGCAGCTTATTGATATCGAACTTGAAACAGTTCCTGAAGCGGGTGATATCCTTAGGATTCATGCGCCTCAGAATGGAAATCTGCGTTAA
- a CDS encoding ribonuclease J, which translates to MKKQKNTDNTSKLQIIPLGGLEQIGMNITAFRYEDSIIVVDCGLSFPDDDMLGIDLVIPDVTYLLDNIDKVKGFVITHGHEDHIGALPYILKEVNAPVYATRLTMGLIEHKLEEHGLMRSTRRKVVKFGQFINLGDFRVEFIKTNHSIVDAAALAIYSPAGIVVHTGDFKVDYTPVYGDPIDLQRFGEIGKKGVLALLCDSTNAERPGFTASEKTVGATLDTLFREHKKSRIIVATFASNVDRVQQIINAAYQYDRKVVVEGRSMVTVIDIAQKLECIKVPDNTLIDIDELKNYPDNKQVIITTGSQGESMAALSRMASGQHKKISIKPGDTVIFSSTPIPGNEKSVTNVVNELMMKGAEVIFQDVHVSGHACQEDIKLIYNLVKPKYAVPVHGEYRHLVAQKEIARKLGIPKENTFILKSGDILEMDAKGARIHGKVPTGAVLVDGIGVGDVGNVVLRDRQRLAQDGIVIAVLGIDKGSAQLVSGPTIVSRGFVYVKESDELIEDATDLVLDEVTEALSRGITDWPKIKNLVKDILGEFIWKKTKRRPMILPIIMDN; encoded by the coding sequence TTGAAGAAACAAAAAAATACAGATAATACCTCAAAGCTGCAGATCATCCCACTGGGAGGTCTGGAGCAGATTGGTATGAACATTACTGCCTTCCGATATGAAGACAGTATTATTGTTGTGGACTGTGGTCTGTCATTCCCGGATGATGACATGCTGGGAATAGATCTTGTCATTCCTGATGTAACTTATCTTCTTGATAATATAGATAAGGTCAAGGGATTTGTAATAACGCATGGTCATGAAGACCACATAGGAGCACTTCCCTATATCCTGAAGGAAGTCAATGCTCCTGTATATGCAACAAGACTCACTATGGGTCTTATAGAGCACAAGCTTGAAGAACATGGGCTTATGCGCTCTACGCGTCGTAAAGTCGTTAAATTCGGACAGTTCATAAATCTTGGAGATTTCAGGGTCGAGTTCATCAAGACTAATCACTCAATTGTTGACGCAGCTGCGCTTGCAATCTATTCACCTGCCGGAATCGTAGTACATACTGGCGATTTCAAGGTTGACTATACACCGGTATATGGAGATCCTATTGATCTTCAGAGATTTGGTGAGATCGGTAAAAAAGGCGTTCTTGCTCTTTTATGCGATTCTACTAACGCAGAAAGACCGGGATTTACAGCTTCTGAGAAAACTGTTGGTGCTACGCTTGATACTCTTTTCCGTGAACACAAGAAGTCACGTATCATAGTTGCGACCTTTGCAAGTAATGTTGATCGTGTACAGCAGATCATCAATGCAGCCTACCAGTATGACAGGAAAGTTGTTGTAGAAGGCCGTAGCATGGTGACTGTCATTGACATTGCACAAAAGCTTGAATGCATTAAGGTTCCGGATAATACACTTATAGATATCGATGAGCTTAAGAACTATCCTGATAATAAGCAGGTCATTATAACTACAGGATCTCAGGGTGAGTCTATGGCTGCTCTGTCACGTATGGCAAGCGGTCAGCACAAGAAGATCTCAATCAAGCCCGGAGATACAGTTATTTTCTCATCTACACCTATCCCGGGTAATGAGAAGTCTGTCACCAACGTAGTTAATGAGCTCATGATGAAGGGCGCTGAGGTTATCTTCCAGGATGTACACGTATCAGGTCATGCTTGTCAGGAAGATATAAAGCTGATATATAATCTTGTAAAGCCTAAATATGCTGTTCCGGTTCACGGTGAATACCGTCACCTTGTGGCTCAAAAAGAGATCGCGCGCAAGCTTGGTATCCCTAAAGAGAATACATTTATTTTGAAATCAGGTGATATTCTTGAAATGGACGCTAAAGGCGCCAGAATACACGGCAAAGTTCCTACAGGTGCAGTCCTTGTAGATGGTATCGGAGTAGGTGACGTTGGTAATGTTGTTTTAAGAGACCGTCAGAGACTTGCTCAGGATGGTATTGTTATCGCAGTTCTTGGAATTGATAAGGGAAGTGCTCAGCTTGTTTCCGGTCCTACTATCGTTTCAAGAGGCTTTGTATATGTAAAGGAGTCTGATGAACTGATTGAAGATGCTACTGACCTTGTTCTTGATGAGGTTACAGAAGCACTTTCAAGAGGTATAACAGACTGGCCTAAGATCAAGAATCTTGTCAAAGATATACTTGGCGAGTTCATCTGGAAGAAGACTAAGAGGAGACCTATGATTCTCCCTATTATCATGGACAATTAA
- a CDS encoding O-methyltransferase yields the protein MAIDPERMRDFICAMDKGNKDYLDELEKEAIKDDVPIIRKDMQSLLKFLLALTHPVNILEVGTATGFSALLMAEYSDDDTRITTIEKYEKRIPVAKEHFDLWDKGNKITLLEGDAADILKELDEGYDFVFMDAAKGQYENFLPHVMRVLKKGGLLVTDNVLQDGDIVQSRFAVTRRNRTIHARMREYIYDITHTDDLQTVILNTGDGVTLSVKMR from the coding sequence ATGGCTATTGATCCCGAAAGAATGAGGGATTTTATATGCGCCATGGATAAAGGGAACAAAGATTATCTTGATGAGCTTGAAAAAGAGGCGATCAAAGACGATGTTCCGATCATAAGAAAAGATATGCAGTCTCTTCTTAAGTTCCTGCTGGCGCTTACTCATCCTGTCAATATTCTTGAAGTTGGCACAGCTACCGGATTTTCTGCGCTTTTGATGGCTGAGTATTCGGATGATGATACTCGTATTACAACTATTGAGAAGTACGAGAAGAGGATCCCGGTTGCCAAAGAGCATTTTGACTTATGGGATAAAGGTAATAAGATAACCCTTCTTGAAGGTGATGCAGCTGATATCTTAAAAGAACTTGATGAAGGCTATGATTTTGTATTTATGGATGCTGCCAAGGGACAGTATGAGAACTTTCTTCCGCATGTCATGAGGGTTCTTAAAAAAGGAGGTCTGCTTGTCACAGACAATGTCCTTCAGGATGGCGATATAGTTCAGTCCAGATTTGCTGTTACAAGGCGTAACAGGACTATACACGCCCGTATGAGAGAGTATATCTATGATATAACTCACACAGATGATCTTCAGACTGTGATACTAAATACAGGCGATGGAGTAACCCTAAGTGTTAAGATGAGATGA
- a CDS encoding endolytic transglycosylase MltG produces MNKKEVGISITSAVIKVVLLIIILFLLIQYSKVAYSYGRGIFNQTAVSSGEGEYFNVTILEGESVSELADALEGAGLIKDAFLFRLQEYFSEYHGLEQPGVYTLSTAMTPNEMLAIICADADKKSTSSETSEETQSTPSDNTDVEDNTSGTGAAEGEDMGSEGENSVSEDTGSSEGEDVE; encoded by the coding sequence ATGAACAAAAAAGAAGTAGGTATCTCTATCACCAGTGCAGTTATAAAAGTTGTACTTCTGATAATAATTTTATTTCTGCTGATCCAGTATTCTAAGGTGGCTTACAGCTATGGCCGTGGAATATTCAATCAGACAGCTGTTTCTTCAGGGGAAGGTGAATATTTTAATGTCACTATTCTTGAAGGTGAGTCAGTATCAGAACTTGCAGATGCACTGGAGGGTGCCGGACTTATCAAAGATGCATTCCTTTTCAGATTGCAGGAATATTTCTCAGAATATCATGGACTTGAGCAGCCGGGTGTATATACACTTTCTACTGCTATGACTCCGAATGAGATGCTTGCCATCATCTGTGCGGATGCAGATAAGAAAAGTACATCTTCTGAGACTTCTGAGGAAACCCAGAGCACTCCTTCTGATAATACTGATGTAGAAGATAATACATCCGGAACCGGAGCTGCTGAAGGTGAAGATATGGGCAGTGAAGGCGAAAATTCAGTTTCTGAAGATACAGGAAGCAGTGAAGGAGAAGATGTAGAGTAA